The sequence below is a genomic window from Bacteroidota bacterium.
TCATCAAAAACTAATCTGTGTAAATATGTGTTTTTTTACCACAGATTACACAGATTAACACAGATATGTCGCTCCAGCCCCGTTAGGGGCGGAATATTTATAGAAAAGCAGGGCAAAACCAAAAATTAAGCCCCATAGGGGCGAAACAAATATGGAAGCCCTGCTTTTATTGATTATAATGTTGGAATTCCCATTCAATTGCATCCTGTTTCCCTAAATTCCTTAAATTTACTTTTTAATCCAAAATCCAGGAGATAATCTAATTACATCCAACATGAACACAAAGATGAAGCCCCAACTCAGTTTCTGGCAGATCTGGAACATGAGTTTTGGATTTCTGGGGATACAGTTTGGTTTTGCCCTTCAGAATGCCAATGTCAGCAGGATATTTGAGACTTTAGGTGCAAGGATAGAAGACATCCCCATACTCTGGATCGCAGCCCCTGTGACAGGGTTGATCATTCAGCCCATCATCGGTCACATGAGTGACAAGACATGGTGCAGGCTTGGCCGCAGGCGGCCGTATTTTCTCATAGGTGCGATCCTGGCTTCTATAGCTCTGTTTATCATGCCCAATTCCCCGGTTTTATGGGTGGCTGCCGGGATGCTCTGGATCATGGATGCCTCCATTAACATCAGTATGGAGCCATTCCGGGCCTTTGTAGGGGATATGCTTCCCTCGAGACAGCGGACCATGGGCTTTTCCATGCAAAGCTTCTTCATCGGGACCGGAGCCATCATCGCCTCGGCACTGCCCTGGATGATGACCAACTGGTTTGGCATCTCCAATGTTGCCCAGGAAGGGGCGATCCCTCCTTCCGTGAAGTTCTCTTTTTATATAGGTGGCATCATCTTTTTCCTGGCAGTATTGTGGACGGTCGTGCGCACAAAAGAATATTCCCCGGAAGAGATGGAAGCATTCTCCAAAGCGGAAGAGGGACTGAAAAATATTCCTCAGTATGATGAGTCTCCAACGAAATCATCGAAACAAATTAACCGGGGCTTGCTGTGGTTTTTAATCAATGCCGGACTCTTCCTGGTGTTTTACTTTTTTATTTACATGGATTACGGGTTGGGAGTGTTCTTCGGGGGCGGAGCCATTTTCGGGATACTCCAGATCTTGTCGGGATTGCTTACTTCAGGGGGAAAGACAACAAACGGCCTTGTGGTCATAATCAACGATCTGTACAAGATGCCGAAGACCATGAAGCAGC
It includes:
- a CDS encoding MFS transporter, which produces MKPQLSFWQIWNMSFGFLGIQFGFALQNANVSRIFETLGARIEDIPILWIAAPVTGLIIQPIIGHMSDKTWCRLGRRRPYFLIGAILASIALFIMPNSPVLWVAAGMLWIMDASINISMEPFRAFVGDMLPSRQRTMGFSMQSFFIGTGAIIASALPWMMTNWFGISNVAQEGAIPPSVKFSFYIGGIIFFLAVLWTVVRTKEYSPEEMEAFSKAEEGLKNIPQYDESPTKSSKQINRGLLWFLINAGLFLVFYFFIYMDYGLGVFFGGGAIFGILQILSGLLTSGGKTTNGLVVIINDLYKMPKTMKQLAIVQFFSWFALFSMWIYTTAGVTGTKYDMKIDRTTFDRLEAAAAHASSLPEAASWDNLTGIQEDLGLMKKKFKKQEQVMITMRVVKFFAEKEKMEKLGLEPGTLERLEHIQKEYNTGADWVGVLMAVYNGFAAIMAFLLMWMAGITSRKRVHAISLVIGGVSLASFYFIANPTMLIIPELGIGLAWASILAMPYAILTGSLPAHKMGTYMGIFNFFIVIPQITAAAILGFCVRELFHNQAIFALVLGGISMIIAAVLVLFVDDVDEGR